A single Fundidesulfovibrio terrae DNA region contains:
- a CDS encoding helix-turn-helix transcriptional regulator, producing the protein MKIIRGDLSQAEFAKRLGVHQNTLGRYERGVTEPDTGIARALCTIFGIEPRWLLLGEGVMRSQEYASDDLATDIRAALSETALEQELAALRREATDLRKETQELRQEHKELRQENRELNLTVRRLLQENGDLRVAMVETRAISPPSPGQTRDA; encoded by the coding sequence TTGAAAATCATCCGCGGAGACCTGTCCCAGGCCGAATTCGCGAAGCGCCTCGGGGTGCACCAGAACACCCTGGGGCGCTACGAACGGGGCGTCACCGAGCCCGACACCGGCATCGCCAGGGCCCTCTGCACCATCTTTGGTATCGAGCCCCGCTGGCTTCTTCTGGGTGAAGGGGTCATGCGCTCGCAGGAGTACGCCTCCGACGATTTGGCCACGGACATCCGGGCCGCGCTTTCCGAAACGGCCCTGGAACAGGAGCTGGCCGCGCTGCGCCGGGAGGCCACGGACCTCAGGAAGGAAACCCAAGAGCTGCGCCAAGAGCACAAGGAACTCCGGCAGGAGAACCGCGAACTGAACCTGACCGTTCGCAGGCTCTTGCAGGAAAACGGGGACCTGCGCGTGGCCATGGTGGAGACCAGGGCCATCTCCCCCCCCAGCCCGGGCCAGACCCGGGACGCCTAG